GGTCATGTAGACCACGGAAAAACAACATTAACTGAACAATTATCGGGGAAATGGACTGATACGCATTCTGAAGAACTCAAGCGAGGTATCACTATTCGTTTAGGATATGCTGACACAGTTATTCGCAAAGACCCTTCACTTCCTGAGCCGCAATGTTATACAACTAAAGAAAAGCATCCTGTGAGTGGCAAAGCTACTGAAACGGTTCGAAAAATTTCTTTTGTTGATGCTCCTGGCCACGAAAGTCTTATGGCAACGATGCTCTCTGGCGCGACGATTATGGATGGCGCACTGCTTCTTATTGCAGCTAACGAAACCTGTCCGCAAGCTCAAACGCAAGAGCATTTAATGGCTCTTGAACTTTCTGGCATAAAAAATATACTTGTGGTGCAAAATAAAATTGACCTTGTTAGTCAAGACAGGGCTATGCGTAATTATAATGAAATTAAAAAATTCTTAGCAGGTACTTCTTTTGAAGATGCGCCTATTATTCCTATCAGCGCACAGCATGGTGTAAACATGGATGTATTGCTTGATGCTATTCAGACATATATTCCAACGCCGAAGCGCGATAAAGATGCTCCTGCAAAATTCTTTGTTGCTCGTTCTTTTGATGTGAACAAGCCAGGAAACAACCCAACAAAACTTATTGGTGGTATTTTAGGAGGTAGTGTGGTAACAGGCAAATTTAACGTTGGCGATGAAATTGAGCTTCGTCCTGGTCGTATTGTTGAAGAACAAAATAAGTTGGTTGCAAAACCTTTATTTGCAACGATTACTGGTATGATGACGGGAAGTGAGTCTGTTAAAGAATTATTGCCTGGTGGCAGTTCTAGTATTCTTACCAGTCTTGACGCTGCAATTGTTAAAGGTGATCATTTAACAGGTAATGCCGTTGGTATTCCTGGCACTTTGCCTCCTGTGTGGTATGATTTAAAATTAAAAACTACCTTACTTGAGCGTGTCGTCAATGTTGGTGAGGATGTAAAAATTGATCCATTGCGTTTGCAAGAACC
The sequence above is drawn from the Candidatus Woesearchaeota archaeon genome and encodes:
- a CDS encoding translation initiation factor IF-2 subunit gamma, whose amino-acid sequence is MPKKLKKVVVQPEVNIGLVGHVDHGKTTLTEQLSGKWTDTHSEELKRGITIRLGYADTVIRKDPSLPEPQCYTTKEKHPVSGKATETVRKISFVDAPGHESLMATMLSGATIMDGALLLIAANETCPQAQTQEHLMALELSGIKNILVVQNKIDLVSQDRAMRNYNEIKKFLAGTSFEDAPIIPISAQHGVNMDVLLDAIQTYIPTPKRDKDAPAKFFVARSFDVNKPGNNPTKLIGGILGGSVVTGKFNVGDEIELRPGRIVEEQNKLVAKPLFATITGMMTGSESVKELLPGGSSSILTSLDAAIVKGDHLTGNAVGIPGTLPPVWYDLKLKTTLLERVVNVGEDVKIDPLRLQEPLLLNVNSAKTVGLIVELKKGVATCKLKLPIAAAVGEKVTISRRMGNRFRLIGFGVIQE